Proteins from one Primulina huaijiensis isolate GDHJ02 chromosome 18, ASM1229523v2, whole genome shotgun sequence genomic window:
- the LOC140965241 gene encoding replication protein A 70 kDa DNA-binding subunit B-like, whose product METQLNSKSIRKLIFMDEKGDMIHELLFTSTIQQFQDQIRSNNTYIIFYPIVKRIDKSFPNVNPKLELIFQVTTRIEVQPDISYTLNFNFKQFADIKNNSWKDENHDVIRIVKRVKHLVCFKTSKKPIAFRKEIILINPMLDRITPTLWDDLVFNEGLLLEAMETKHPVIVFFNMKAQSYQGVNQLQSLSTTRMLRNPFCIEAKDLISWLETDQNGNNLDMMYMKDGIKCKDCHYCTVAKGNAYFNRGIHD is encoded by the exons ATGGAGACACAGTTGAACTCAAAATCCATTCGAAAActaattttcatggatgaaaaG GGAGATATGATTCATGAGCTTCTATTCACAAGTACAATACAACAATTCCAAGACCAGATACGCAGCAATAATACCTACATTATCTTCTACCCTATTGTTAAACGCATTGATAAGTCCTTTCCAAATGTCAACCCAAAACTTGAATTGATTTTCCAAGTAACTACAAGAATTGAAGTACAGCCAGACATATCATACACActcaatttcaatttcaaacaatTTGCAGACATCAAGAATAATTCATGGAAAGATGAAAATCAtg ATGTTATAAGAATTGTAAAGAGAGTTAAGCATTTGGTCTGTTTCAAAACGTCAAAAAAGCCCATTGCATTTAGAAAGGAGATCATATTGATCAATCCAAT GTTGGATAGAATTACACCAACTTTATGGGACGACCTAGTATTCAATGAAGGCCTTTTGTTAGAGGCTATGGAAACTAAACATCCAGTGATAGTATTTTTTAACATGAAAGCACAATCATACCAAG GAGTAAATCAATTGCAATCTTTGTCAACAACGAGAATGCTGCGGAACCCATTTTGCATCGAAGCTAAGGACTTGATCTCATG GTTGGAAACTGATCAAAACGGCAACAACTTGGATATGATGTATATGAAAGATGGTATCAAGTGCAAAGACTGTCACTATTGCACAGTTGCAAAAGGAAATGCATACTTTAACAGAGGTATACATGATTAG
- the LOC140965210 gene encoding small ribosomal subunit protein uS10c: MASISSLSLAPISVPVCNCSNSSSRPLFLLPASSFPSLLTGKPSRISSSRILAAPEVLESGAGTAALENEATSASTLSVGADSDKMAPKQKIRIKLRSYWVPLIEDSCKQIMDAARSSNAKTVGPVPLPTKKRIYCVLKSPHVHKDARFHFEIRTHQRLIDILYPTAQTIDSLMQLDLPAGVDVEVKL, encoded by the exons ATGGCTTCCATTTCTTCGCTCTCTCTTGCGCCAATTTCAGTTCCAGTATGCAATTGCTCGAATAGTTCTTCCAGACCACTGTTTCTTTTGCCTGCTTCAAGTTTTCCAAGTCTACTGACGGGGAAACCTTCTCGAATCTCCTCCTCTAGAATTTTGGCTGCTCCGGAAGTCCTGGAATCCGGTGCTGGCACTGCTGCTCTTGAG AATGAAGCTACTTCTGCCTCAACACTTAGTGTCGGTGCAGATTCCGATAAG ATGGCTCCTAAGCAGAAGATACGTATTAAATTGAGGTCATACTGGGTACCCCTGATAGAAGACTCCTGCAAACAGATTATGGACGCTGCAAGGTCATCCAATGCAAAGACTGTGGGGCCGGTGCCATTACCTACAAAGAAAAGAATATATTGTGTTCTGAAATCTCCACACGTCCACAAAGATGCAAGGTTCCATTTTGAGATTAGAACTCATCAACGTCTTATCGACATTCTTTACCCTACCGCCCAAACAATCGACTCCTTGATGCAGCTCGACTTGCCTGCTGGGGTCGATGTTGAGGTCAAGCTTTAG